AACCTCATCTTCGTGAAGGCGGCGGAAAGGTTCTTGTCCAGGCTCAAGGGCGTGAAGGACCCCGAGGAGAAGAGGAAGATAATCGGCGAGGAGTTCGCGAAGATCTTTGAAGAGGAGGCAGCTAAGATACCGAACGTACGTTGGCTGGCTCAAGGAACGATCTATCCAGACAGGATAGAGAGCGGCTCCGCAGGTTCCGGTTCCGCGCTCATCAAGACACACCACAACGTTGCGGGCCTTCCTGCGAGTTTAAGGTTAAGGCTCGTTGAGCCCCTCAAAGACCTCTACAAGGATGAAGTTAGAGAGGTTGCCAGGAAGCTTGGCATACCAGAAGAGATCGTCTCACGTCACCCATTCCCTGGACCTGGGCTGGCCGTCAGGATAATCGGCGAGGTCACGGAGGAGAAGCTCAGGATATGCAGAGAGGCTAACGCGATAGTTGAGAGTGAGCTCAAGAAGGCTGGCGTGTATGAGGACCTATGGCAGGCTTTTGCTGTGGTTACGGACAGTACATGGAGCGGCGTAAAGGGCGACGCCAGAGCTGAAGGTTACCTTGTCGTCGTTAGGATCGTTGAAAGTGAGGATGGGATGACCGCCGATTGGTATAGGGTAGACATGGAACTCCTAGAAAGAATATCGAGTAGGTTAACGAACGAAGTTGAAGGAATAACGATGGTCGCCTACGCCGTCACCCCGAAGCCGCCGAGTACGATAGAAGCATGCTAAAGATTTGGTTAGTTATTCTTGTAATTTTTGTGCTGGCCTCGATGCTACTCATATCATAAGTAGCGCTTGATCTTCTCAGCTTTTAAAGAGGTTAACCGCGTTTCATAATAGATTGAGATATTAAACAGGCGGACCATTATGTGCTAGAACTTCCTGTCGAAGTATATGCTCTTTCCGGTCGCTGAGATCGGTATCCCGAGTGCTACATCACCCTCTATCAGCCCGAGCTTAAGGGCTGCCGTACCGACCGTATACATTATCCTGTTGTCGGCGTTGAGCATGCTCGCCGTCTTTGCAGCTGAGCCTGCGGCTATGCCAAGGTCAGTGATGTACATGGCGCACGTCGGTCCCCTGTAGGCCCTACCCATACTCTTCGGCGCTTTTTCAAAATCGCTACATGTTTTATACCCGCAGGCGCTACAATCCAGTCGCTTCGGTTCCGTAGCCTTTACGGCAAGCAAGAGGACTACCGGTGATTGTCTAACGTTCTGCGCGTCCCGCTTAAAGAATGCCTGTCCGAGTTCGTCGGCCAACTCCTCCATAGCTCTTGCCAGCCTCTCTTTATTTTCGTCATAAACGATCGCTATACTCAGCGAGTCCGCACCCCTGGCCTTAGGTGCTGTCCTTGCGCTTAAGGCCATCAACTCCGCAACCCTTAGGAGCGCTTCATCTTCAGCTCTCATTGAAAACACCTGAGCTAGGTATAAAAGAACTTAGAATTAAAGTTTACTAGATGAGAAGTTCCTAGATCCGACAAATTATTTTTATACGACTCTGAGAAGCCATTCAGTTGATGAATTTTAGCCGTAAAGAAGGTAACGACACATAACGAGGGGCGATAGAGAGTGATTGTCGCTAAAACTTCAAACAGAAGGATCGCTGCGGCCACACTTTTCGGCGTCATTATCTTCTTATCTAAAGCCATACCACCATCACCGATCGACAAGATGTTGGTGATAGTTCAAGCGCTACTACTCGCGCTATCCTCCTTGCTACTCGGTAGGATGGGCGCTACGTACGTCGCGACTATAGGAGGGCTGTTGACGCAGATATGGAGACCAGGCCTATTCCCGTTCTCGCTAATCTTCGCCGTGGCCTACGGTCTGATGGTAGATGGCTTTTTTTACATATTTAAAGTAAAAACGTCGAGTGGTGACGTAAGGGTCGGCAGGCTTATAGTTGCCTTAATGTTAAGCACGGGCATCACGGGCATCTCAGCCATGTACGTAACGGTCGTGCTGGGCTTCATGCCGTGGTTGCCTTGGCTTTACCTCGCCATACTTGTGGTCGGTACATTTAGTGGATTTTTGGCCGGATATCTTGCACAGTTGTTGTGGAAGAAGTACTTCGCTAAGTTATAAAAAGTTGATGCCCCGGGTGGGATTTCCATCTCCTCTAGGGAGATCTTGAACCCACGACACCCCGGTCTTCAGCCGGGCGCGCTCCCGATCTGCGCTACCGGGGCATCGAGAATTTAACACCTTTTTGATTATTTATATTGTTTTCTTGCAACGTCAACATCTTTTTATTATCTCCAAGGTTTAGGAATAACATATGTTCGCAATATTCATCTCCTTTTATCATACTCTTTGTCTTTTTCCATGTAAAAATCTTAGAGTTAGCGTATAGACCGTCATAGAGGCCGTTTTCGAGTCCCTCACAGATAAGACCAGCGTAGTTTCGTGCCATTTCTTCGAACGGGCAGTTGTAGAACTTTATGATCACTTCTTTATCGCTATTCTTAACAGCTTCGGCAATTACCCCGATTTTTTTAAAGCATATATCGAGGAGGTAGTGGACGAATCTTTCCGTGGTAAATTCGTTATCATTCATTAGAGCCCTTTCTATTTCCATCCTAAACTTCTGGCCTAACTTTTTACCGAAGCTGTAGAGAACGGTCTTTGCCTGCAATTCTCCTAGAGATTCTTTAAGAGAGGCCAAGAGTATGTACGACAAGAGCATGTACTGTCTAGGCGGAAATGATATCATCGCTAAAGATTTGGAGAGTTCGTAAAAAGCACCAGGTCTTCCGGCTCCTCCGGTCTTGTACGCACTACTTTTTCTCACCAAACCAGCTTCAACTAGCGTCTTGAGGTGAAACCTTACAGTCATTTGGCTTAAGCCGGTTTCCTTCGCAATCTGTAATATTGTCCTCTTTCCTTTCGATAGAGCTATCAGTATGTCATACCTTGACTTATTTGACAGCGTTTTGCCCGCATCTACTAAAACCCCGTCCAACATCAACAGAAGATCTTCCACGTCCTAAGACCTCCCAAAAGACAGTTATACAGAAAAGGTGTAAAGGTCCACGTACTCATTGCCGCGTGCACATTTTAAGATTTTCGTTACCATAATATAAAGGTATTACAACTAAATACTTGAAAACCATCCAAAGTGAAGAATGTAAATTGTGTAGACCCAACTTATTTTCTTATAAAAAACTTACAAAAACCCAGGTTATATTTATCAATTGGTTTCTATTGGCATATATGAAGTCATATGACACGCTATGTGACCGTGAAGATCCCGGAAGAGATAGGTCTTCAGATAGACAAAGTATTGTACAAAGCAGGCTACAGCAGCAGAGCAGAGTTCGTTAAGGATGCCATAAGAAGGTTACTGGAGAAGTTCAACGAGCAAGAGGCTCAGACTTACGGTGTGCAACAAGCGAACGAGAGCCGCGCATAATCCTGCACCATATTGATGAAACAACTCGGGAAACACCGATTGTCGGTTGTCTGCTTTGAGGATATAGATATATATCAACATCAAAGATCTTAATAATCTTGGGGCCGGTGGTCTAGCCTGGTATGACGCCACCCTGACTTAGACTACAACTACAGGAAGCGGTGGAAATCCCCGGTTCGAGTCCGGGCCGGCCCACTTAAATCTTTAAGCGGTAATTCCGAATCCAGAGAAGCTTCGTTGCTTTATTAGCTAACAGGACGCGCGTATCATTATTAAAAATTAATCTCAAGTGTTTTCAGAATGCGCTCCGTAATTCATCGTGCAGTGCGTACGACCTTCTTTTCCCTTGCCGACGGGATCACTTTAATCTTTGCATTCTCGAACTCTATGAAGAATTCACGATGTTGCTGGAGCCAGTCGAGGAACACGGCCAGTGCGGCGACCTCGGATATTGGCTGGTTAGTCACGGACACGTTCCACGTTGCCATCTCGTAAACCTTCTTCGGTACCTTCTCTGACCCGACTATTATGAGCTTGTCCCTGCTGGAGGATTTTATCTCTTCGATGACCTTAGGTAACGGCAGACCGTACATGGTTAGGTGCACTACTTCCCCTCCAGATTCGCACCATTTTTTTATAACATTCATCCAGTCTTGTCTCATCTCGACGAAGAACTTGCCGCCGAACCTCTGTACCACATCCTCCACGGACCTCTTCACACCTTCGTCCGGTTGTCCCGAGATTATAACACCATCGCAGCCAAACGCCCTAGCGGTCAGGCAAACATGCGTCGTAACCCTTTCGTCCCTGTGTATTCTATGACCCAGCCTTAGAACGACCAACTTCATACAATTTAGATACAAAAGGGGGACTAAATCGATTTTTCTAGTATTTGGAGCTTTTGTTTAAGTGCCTCTACCACCCTGCTATTGTCGTAGTAGTTCAGCATGTTGCCGCATACAGGGCATCTGAATAGCTTATCGACGGCTTCCTCGAAAGCATATTTTCTGCAACCTTTTGTACCGCAGTAGTAGAATTGGTGACTTTGCTCGTACTCCAGCTTAACCTTAAGCCGATCGATCATTCTTCTGATCTGGGTTTTTATGTAACCCAGGACCTGGTCCTGCTGAACTCTCCACCTGAATATCCTATGTCCCGTATCTTTGTCCTTCGCCACGTCGTAGGTAAGAAGCGAGTAGTCAATGAGCTTATGGAGAATTTTTCTTACGTCCTTCACATTCATTCCTAAAGCAGAGGCTATCTCTTCATCGCTCTTTGATGGATTCTTGATTAGAAATTTTACTATGCTGACAGCGTCTTCGCCGCCGACCAGCCTCATAACTTCAAGAACTACGTCTTCATCGACTATGAGTAAGAAGTCCGGCACCCTCCGAGGGGTTATACTACGCACGAAAATATAAAGCAATCGTTAGAAGCGTGAATAACTCGCAGCTTCGATGATTCACACTAAACCAACGGACGATAGAGAAGTTTTTGTATTGGAACATACGTTCAGTTGGATTCTAATCGAACGGTGGTGCGTACAATTTTTTGGCTATATCGTAAAGCTGCAACTCCTTCATCTTCTTTACGGGTACAGGTAACGTTACCTGAACTACGCCCGGTAGCCTGCCTATCTCCACGGCACCAGCTATGGTTACCCTGTTTCTAACTTCATCTATAGACATTCCAAATAACTCGGAGGCTCTCAAGAAGCCCGTCTCGGCGGCCTTATTTATATCCGGGCCCGTTCCTATAACTTGGACTGGTAACCATGGTTCCGGTTCCACACCGTACTCGTTTGCCAACCTCTTAGCGAGTGCCCATTCTTCTGCACACATCGGCTTGGCTAGCGGCGGTAGGTCTTCGGGTGGTGGAAATAGAAGCGGCCCTTTCAAGTTCAGACCTTTTATTACATTTACTCTCACCTTGACCTCGGCCGAGATGTCCGTTGTATGTCCAGCTACCTCACCATCTCCTTGCTGAGCGTGTACATCGCCAGCGTAAATACCAGCACCATCCAGCTTCACGGGTGCGATGAGCACTGCACCTTCCCTCACGGAGTCTATGTCAAGATGACCGTCAGTTATGCACTCCTTGTACTGCTGCTCGGTTATCGCGTATTTATGGGGCGCGCCTATGAGGAATGTGCCGAAGTCTCCAGCATTATGAGAGTCGGGTATGTCGACACTTGGTGTCGTTCCGAGTTGACCGAGGAATGGTCTCAACCTTGTAGGTAAACCTACCAGATCAGCTTTTGCTGCAATTACTACAGGAAATTGTTTCGAGTTCCTTGGTATGTCCATCCAAGCATAACCATCGACCGCGAGCCATCTCGCCACATCCTCTCTAACAGTCACACCGAAACATCTACGCTCATCAAAGACCATCGTGTATCCATTAACCATCCTGAAGGGGGATGAGGGTGAGCCACACTTTTCACACCTTATCGCCTCCAAGCCCACACCTTGTAGTCTTGATTGCGGCCAGGGTTCACCGCAGCTTGGACACTTCTTCGCTACAAAAGGATCCCCGACATACGCACCGTTAACCGGCTTGTCTGTTCCAGACGAGGTCGCTCTAGACCTAACCTTTATGGATTCAATTTTTATTGCCACGGCGTCGCCTATATTTGCACCCTCGACTGCTACGGGAACGTTAACTTCGTGGCCTCCTCGTATAGTTGGCGTAATCATCGGACCCCAGCATCCTGGTGTCGTTATGTAGATTATCAAACCGCCGTTTTTGACTGGGCCTAGCATCTTTACGCTTGGCCCTATAATTCCATCCGTAAACTTATCATTCAGTAAAACGTCCAACACTTTCCATACACCTTCTCACATAAAGGATTCCATCATATAGTTGTTGTTATTACTTATTTAAAACTTGCTAAAGTTTTTCGGCAGGTTATTCTACCGATCCGCTTGGAATGATTAGCATACCTATAGCCGAAAGGACCTGGAGGAAAGACTGCTCGAAGGTTCTGTCGGATATGAACTCATGGTTCCGTATACTATTAGAGAAAGCAGAAAAGCAAGCCTCGGTCGAGTTTAATGATGACGGCTGGTTTGTCGTTAAAGGTGAAGGTGCGAAGTTTGCACTTAACGTAGTGAACAAGATTTGCTACTATCCGGTATATGTCGAGCAAAGGGAAGATAAAACCTCAAAGATTTCCGGTCTTGGCTCATCCAAAACTATTACCACGATATACCCGGACGAGAATGGTAGGACTTCAACCGTCGTTATACCTATCAAGGAATTCATGGCACGATTAAGAATGAAGAAGATAAGCCAGGGCGATTTTATCAGGACATTTGGCATAGTTGAAAGACTACCTTTAAGCATCCTTCCCGCGAAAGGAACCATTTCGGACCTTTCCGTTAATTTCTTCATGGATTTTCTTAGAGGCGGTTTAGATATCGTCCTAGCTCTAGACCTTACACCGATCGAAGCTGATGGGTTCGTGAGTTCAAAAGAAGTTAGCGATAACATAGTTGAGATGAGGACACTCACACCCCTTAGCTATGCCTTCCTGGTTAAGCTGGGCGTCGAGCCATCTAGTGTAAAGGCACTATTGTCTGAGGTTGCGAAATCCATCGGAGCTAGGCCACTTATGCTCGTGCTCAGATGGGAAGAAGCTGCAGGCGCGCTTACTTCTATGCCGCAGACATTTTAGTTTTGTTTTTAGAATAAAAAAAAGAATTATATACAAGATGAAAATGTTAATGTTACCGAGTGTGCTTGAGTAAACGTTTGTGCCTACCATTGCTCGTACTTAGGCAAGATAGAAGAATAATAACACTTAACTTTATCTTAAAGGACGTGCCCGGCACGTTGGCCAAAATTTTTAATATCATATACGTTAAAAACATCAACGTTATCGGTTGCATAACAAGCGCTACACCAGAAGAAAGTGGGGGCATATTCTGTGCAGTTTACTTGGATATCACGGACGTTCCAGCATCGGAGCTTAGAAACTTACTAAACGATCTTAAGAGCTTGGAGGAAGTTTACTACGTTGATTACAACGAGTTCGACATGAACTCTGCAGGTTCTGCGGCTTTCTCGCAATATTACGAAGAACTCTGCATAACTAATGAAAGGGCCGTAATTTTCACCCACGCACACCTAAAGGGGTTATTCAACGGTCTCTACGAAAAATTTAAAGAAGGTGCATCAGTTTTCCTGTACCATTTAGGCTTAACTGTAGGAGAGTTTCTGGCTAACACTTACAAACCGTTGTTGGAGCTCAACGTGACACCAAAAACGTTACTAGAACTTGCATTACAAACAGGAAAAGCATTCGGTTGGTTTTCAAAGTACGAGCTCGATGTCATTTCGAAAGACGAGTACCGTATTAAGATATGGAATAGTGTCGAGTGTAGTTTTCTGTCAGGTGTTGTGAACGGACCAGCCGGTAACCTACGCAGAGGCATTTTGGCAGGCTACCTATCAAGATTATTTGGCGGGGAGTGGATTGTGAACGAAGTTGAGTGCGTAAACGCTGGCAATGAAAGGTGCACCTTTCATGCAAAGAAAGAAAAGCCTGCATCGTCATGAGTATGAAAACTTTAACACCGCAGATTCTCGGTTATGGTGACGCGCTTTGTCCGTAAGCTTTGGCGGGAAGTACCTGCCGACTAAGTTGGAGCTGATAAGGATACGACGTTCTTTGCAGGTTGCTCAAAACGTTTACAGAATATTAGAAGACAAGAGAGACATACTCGTGAGGAGGCTGAACGAACTCATAGAGGAGGCTGAGGAGGCAAGGCGAAAGCTCATGGAGCCGCTTACGAAAGCTTACGATGCTTTACACGAAAGCTTGCTTATCATAGGACCTTTGAGGCTGCAGAGTATCGCCACCAACGTACCTGAGACCGTTTCCGTTAGAGCAAAATCTAGGACCATTATGGGAATAAACATACCTACGGTTGAGTTAGACGGTGGGAAGATAGGACTTACTTATGGATTTGCCGACACAACCGTCTCACTCGACGAAGCGGCCAGCATGTTCCGGGAACTGGTTGGTGTTATATGTAAAGCGGCAGAACTTGAAAACGCAATCTTTAGACTTGCTGAGGAGCTAAAGAAGACCCAACGTCTTCTTAATGCTCTTCAACATGTAGTCATACCCAGGTATAAGGACGCGATAAAGTTCATATCCATGACGCTCGAAGAAAGAGAAAGAGACGACTTCGTCAAATTGAAGCACATTAAAAGAAGGTTTGAGTTAAGAGAGGAGAGGGCGCATGCAAGTTAGGGAGGTTGAGGAGGCTTTCGACAAAGCCAAAAAGGTTGTGAAGGACAAAAAAGAGGCATATATAAGGAGCATAGAATCCAAGATTGAAGAACTTTTAAGAAAAACTCACGAGGTTTTGGGTAAGTAAAATAGGAAGGGGGTCATGTGAAGACCTCAGATAAGAACAAAAAGAAATTTCTTGAAGCGATAAGAGAAGAATTAAAGGAGGAGCTCGACGCGCACAGGAGAGCCCACCGTGAAGTCTTAGCACGTGAAAGGGATGGAGTTAGGAAAATCTCACTACGGGAGATGGAGAGGTTTAAAAAACGTAAGCCGTCTTATATACTGAGAGTCTTGAGAAGGCTCTCCTGGGTGTCTTGATGAGGTTTAGGGAACTGCTGTTAAGGTCAACGTTATTGGCCGTGATGTTTACGGGTCCTCCGATAATTTTACTAGTAATCTTAAGGGTACTTAATTTGATTAACACGTTTTCGATCCTAGTTTGGGGAATATTCGCGATATTTTGGACGGCATTCTTGGTAGTAGTTATTGAAAAGCATAAAGGGCGTGCTTTTCGGTAAGCCTTATAAGATGCTAAGCATTGAAAGCCTCACGCAAAAGAGGTGCCCAGGATGTTAAAGTTAAGTGTTATCGGTCAGCTGGCGTTTGTATCCTTGCTCGCATTTTCTCTGTTCGCATCGTTTACGATGCCTGTGGCCGCTGCTCCCCAAGAGGTGCCGGAGCTCTTCCCAAAGACACTTTCAGCCGCCATAGCTTTTAGCGTCGCCGTCATATCGGCTGGCTTCGGTATTGCGAGGGCCGGCTCGGCTGGATTGGCGGCTGCCGCCGAGAGGCCTGAGATAAGGACTACGGCAATAATAGTAGCCGCGTTCGCCGAGGCGCTGGCTATCTACGGCATAGTCATCGCATTCTTCATACTCGGTGCGTAAGACTCATTAAGAATGGTGGCTCCGACAAATGCCTTCTCATCACTGCTCTGTGTAACTCTGGTTCTTCATCGCCACCATTAGCATGCTATGGTACAACCCCTATTTAATTTTCGTTTAATAAAATATATAAGCCCGGAATCTTAACACATACAGAATGCACTACGTTCAAGAAAAACCTAAAGTGGTTTATGTCCTCATACTGATCAACTTAGCGGTTTTTGTTTACATGTTTATGTTATCAAACAAGGACATGATGCGGTTCGTGTATACCTTCGGCCTCGTTCCGGCGTTTATTATGAATGGGACAGCTTTTCATAGTTTCATAACATCCATGTTCTTGCATGCAGATTTTTTTCATATATTCTTCAACATGTATGCATTATTTCTCCTCGGTAGGGATTGTGAAGTTGCTTACGGTTCCAAAAAGTTTACGTTGTTATACTTTCTATCCGGAATATTCGCAGGCATTCTCCACTCCGCTTACATATACGCTCTATTCCCTGAGGATGCGTACAGACCTGCGATAGGTGCCTCCGGTGCAATATTCGGCGTAATGGCAAGCTATGCCGTCTTATTTCCATTCAGAAGACTGTTCGTATTCTTTGGTTTGATTCCTGTCGCGGCGCCTGCGATCGTCGTTATATTTGGACTGGCGCTGATACAATTGCTTTATGCAATAGCCATGCCGCTTAGCTCGATTGCCTACGTCGCGCATATAGGTGGCTTCGTGGCGGGCCTGATAATCACGTTGATTTATAGAGCTGGATTTAGGAGACCATATTATTATATATAGCTGGCTACCCTACGGCTCTTATAGCCACATCCAGCACATACTTACTTATTTCTGTCCCAAGTTCTTTAAGGAATGCAGCAAGCGCCACGACAACCATCAACGTTACTAGGAATATCAAGAACAGGACCACTATCGCGACGATCTCCCTAAAACCAGCCGCGGATATTGAGATTCTTAGCGACATCGGATCCCTATACGTTTTAGCATGCGGAAAATATAACTATTTTTAGAAACAATATATTTTTAATATTCGGAGACTTCTTAATAAAAACCGTGGTGACGGTTGTCGAAGGCTTTCCTTAAGGCTCAAGAGTACGTTAGGGAGCAACTACAAAAGGGCGTTCCAAAAATAACAATTCAAGAAAGGATGCCTGAGTTCGAAGCGGATGGTTTTGTTGTCAACCGAGTATACTTCGTTGGTAAACCGATAATTGGTATGGCAAAAAACATGAACGTCAAGTTCGATAAAAACTTCATAGCACTAGTAAGAAAGTTCGCGAAGTTCAGAAACCTTGACGTCGAGGTTATAGGAGGAGGGATTTTCCTAAAGAGGGGCGAAGAAATAGTCGCGTGGTTAAGGGAGGATTTCTTTGGAGCCGATGAGCCGACGTTATTTGAAGAATTGAGTAAAGAGGTTTATGGGCCGTATTCCAACAACAATAGAAAGATTAAGAGTGATTTAACGGAATCGTTTTTGGAGTTGCTTAGAGATTCGAGGTCGGGTGTGAGGTTTATAGCATTCATGTTTGTTTTATCAATAATCGCAGCTGCACTTGCCGCACCTTTTGCAGCACTTCCTCCCTACATCCCCAGATGGTCTATACTCTTAATTGTACCTATTGTGGTAACCGTCCTACTATACGCCGTCAAACTTTACGCAAAATCTAGGCGCATAGTAAAGCTTTGACAAGGATTTAAATATGGGATCGTATGTTCGGCGTTGCAGGGGTGCCAGTTTCTTGCTTTATAACTACCACCCGCCAAAAGTCCCTCATTATAAAGCCGGCACTTTTTGTTGCCGTTTAGGAAACTCTAAGACCGTGATAGAGTCCGTTGAAGAGAAGATTGTACCAAAAAGCGACGTTGAGGAAGTGTTGAGAAGGTACAAGCCCGGAAGCGTTTACAGAGAGGGAAAGGGAGGGCTGAAGTACGTCATATATAAGCTGAAGAATCTATCGCTCATCAAGTACATAATAAACTGGGGAAGGATATGTTCGATGTGGCCTGTTCATCTCACGACGGCGTGCTGCTCCGTCGAGTTTGCGGCCTTAAGCGGACCAAGGTACGACCCTGAAAGGTTCGGCTGGCTTGCTGCAGTCGGTTCTTTGAGACAATCGGACGTCCTACTGATTGAGGGTACCGTTACGGCAAAGATGGCCCAAAGGGTCAGGCTGATTTACGACCAGATGCCAGAACCAAAGTGGGTCATAGCCATGGGAGCTTGTGCTATAAGCGGCGGGCTCTATGCTAAGGACTCTTACAACGTGATTCAAGGCATAGACGATATAGTCCCGGTAGACGTTTACATACCAGGATGCCCACCCAGACCTGAGACGCTTTTCCAAGGAATACTGATGCTTAGGGACAAGATAATGAACGAGGTGATCAGGTGAGCTTGTCATCAGATTTAGAGAAAACCTTAGTTAAGCTAATCGATGATTTGAAGAAGAAGTTTGGTGATAAGATACTCGAAGTAAATTTAGAGCCTAAGAAGGTTGTGAAGGTTCTCGTCGCACCAGAATGCGTCAAAGAGGTTGCCCAGCATTTAAAGTCAGAATGGAAAATGGATTACATAAAGGGCGTGACGGGTGTGGATTTATCAAGATTACCTGGTAATGCACGGGAGGAGTTGGAAGTAATTTATCATGTAGGCAGCCTGTCATCAGAAGTGCTCAAAAGCGTGACGCTCTCTTTATCAACGAAGGTCAGCATATCGAATCCGGTTATATCGTCCCTGACTAGCGTTTGGAGGGGTGCAGAGATGCACGAGCGTGAAGCGTACGAGATGCTAGGTATTAGATTCGAAGGGCACCCAGACTTAAGGAGGTTGCTACTGCCCGAGTTTTGGTCGGATAAACCTCCGCTGAGGAAGGATTACATTCCTCCAGGGAGGGAGCGCTAAAGTGGTTAAAGAAGAGGTTAGATCGCTAGAGATCTACGAGACCGGACCAACGCTCACGTTCAGTAT
This genomic stretch from Aigarchaeota archaeon harbors:
- a CDS encoding DUF2148 domain-containing protein; this translates as MRAEDEALLRVAELMALSARTAPKARGADSLSIAIVYDENKERLARAMEELADELGQAFFKRDAQNVRQSPVVLLLAVKATEPKRLDCSACGYKTCSDFEKAPKSMGRAYRGPTCAMYITDLGIAAGSAAKTASMLNADNRIMYTVGTAALKLGLIEGDVALGIPISATGKSIYFDRKF
- a CDS encoding ArsR family transcriptional regulator yields the protein MEDLLLMLDGVLVDAGKTLSNKSRYDILIALSKGKRTILQIAKETGLSQMTVRFHLKTLVEAGLVRKSSAYKTGGAGRPGAFYELSKSLAMISFPPRQYMLLSYILLASLKESLGELQAKTVLYSFGKKLGQKFRMEIERALMNDNEFTTERFVHYLLDICFKKIGVIAEAVKNSDKEVIIKFYNCPFEEMARNYAGLICEGLENGLYDGLYANSKIFTWKKTKSMIKGDEYCEHMLFLNLGDNKKMLTLQENNINNQKGVKFSMPR
- a CDS encoding ribbon-helix-helix domain-containing protein, with translation MTRYVTVKIPEEIGLQIDKVLYKAGYSSRAEFVKDAIRRLLEKFNEQEAQTYGVQQANESRA
- a CDS encoding tRNA (cytidine(56)-2'-O)-methyltransferase, translating into MKLVVLRLGHRIHRDERVTTHVCLTARAFGCDGVIISGQPDEGVKRSVEDVVQRFGGKFFVEMRQDWMNVIKKWCESGGEVVHLTMYGLPLPKVIEEIKSSSRDKLIIVGSEKVPKKVYEMATWNVSVTNQPISEVAALAVFLDWLQQHREFFIEFENAKIKVIPSAREKKVVRTAR
- a CDS encoding transcription factor, which codes for MPDFLLIVDEDVVLEVMRLVGGEDAVSIVKFLIKNPSKSDEEIASALGMNVKDVRKILHKLIDYSLLTYDVAKDKDTGHRIFRWRVQQDQVLGYIKTQIRRMIDRLKVKLEYEQSHQFYYCGTKGCRKYAFEEAVDKLFRCPVCGNMLNYYDNSRVVEALKQKLQILEKSI
- a CDS encoding acetamidase/formamidase family protein, coding for MLGPVKNGGLIIYITTPGCWGPMITPTIRGGHEVNVPVAVEGANIGDAVAIKIESIKVRSRATSSGTDKPVNGAYVGDPFVAKKCPSCGEPWPQSRLQGVGLEAIRCEKCGSPSSPFRMVNGYTMVFDERRCFGVTVREDVARWLAVDGYAWMDIPRNSKQFPVVIAAKADLVGLPTRLRPFLGQLGTTPSVDIPDSHNAGDFGTFLIGAPHKYAITEQQYKECITDGHLDIDSVREGAVLIAPVKLDGAGIYAGDVHAQQGDGEVAGHTTDISAEVKVRVNVIKGLNLKGPLLFPPPEDLPPLAKPMCAEEWALAKRLANEYGVEPEPWLPVQVIGTGPDINKAAETGFLRASELFGMSIDEVRNRVTIAGAVEIGRLPGVVQVTLPVPVKKMKELQLYDIAKKLYAPPFD
- a CDS encoding V-type ATP synthase subunit D encodes the protein MSVSFGGKYLPTKLELIRIRRSLQVAQNVYRILEDKRDILVRRLNELIEEAEEARRKLMEPLTKAYDALHESLLIIGPLRLQSIATNVPETVSVRAKSRTIMGINIPTVELDGGKIGLTYGFADTTVSLDEAASMFRELVGVICKAAELENAIFRLAEELKKTQRLLNALQHVVIPRYKDAIKFISMTLEERERDDFVKLKHIKRRFELREERAHAS
- a CDS encoding ATP synthase subunit C, giving the protein MLKLSVIGQLAFVSLLAFSLFASFTMPVAAAPQEVPELFPKTLSAAIAFSVAVISAGFGIARAGSAGLAAAAERPEIRTTAIIVAAFAEALAIYGIVIAFFILGA
- a CDS encoding rhomboid family intramembrane serine protease, with product MHYVQEKPKVVYVLILINLAVFVYMFMLSNKDMMRFVYTFGLVPAFIMNGTAFHSFITSMFLHADFFHIFFNMYALFLLGRDCEVAYGSKKFTLLYFLSGIFAGILHSAYIYALFPEDAYRPAIGASGAIFGVMASYAVLFPFRRLFVFFGLIPVAAPAIVVIFGLALIQLLYAIAMPLSSIAYVAHIGGFVAGLIITLIYRAGFRRPYYYI
- the nuoB gene encoding NADH-quinone oxidoreductase subunit NuoB, producing MKYVIYKLKNLSLIKYIINWGRICSMWPVHLTTACCSVEFAALSGPRYDPERFGWLAAVGSLRQSDVLLIEGTVTAKMAQRVRLIYDQMPEPKWVIAMGACAISGGLYAKDSYNVIQGIDDIVPVDVYIPGCPPRPETLFQGILMLRDKIMNEVIR
- a CDS encoding NADH-quinone oxidoreductase subunit C, yielding MSSDLEKTLVKLIDDLKKKFGDKILEVNLEPKKVVKVLVAPECVKEVAQHLKSEWKMDYIKGVTGVDLSRLPGNAREELEVIYHVGSLSSEVLKSVTLSLSTKVSISNPVISSLTSVWRGAEMHEREAYEMLGIRFEGHPDLRRLLLPEFWSDKPPLRKDYIPPGRER